tcagggggttcaatgttaaatatatacataaattaaattttttatcttatatatatagtgtaattttttaacgaaaggggttcggatgaacccctgaACTGCACGTGGGTCCGCCCCTGCATACATTCTACATACACCGAATATACTCATTCCACACCTAGTTAGTAATATATGAACCTGACATATAAATGAGATACACCCGATATAATCTGACGTATAACTATTCACCATTGGAAAAACCACCATACTCATCGCCAAAACCCATCACAACCATCATTCTTTCCGCAGTTTTCAGGTTGAATTTTTGTAGATCAAATAGTACTAGTTGGGTAGATAGAGGTGGTGAAATCTAACCTTTTCACGGAGGATTCTCCTTCGAATTTCTTTTTGAATTCCTCGGGAGTTTCACGCTCAAGACCAATCATCTATGTAAAATAGATGCCTAACCACAACTCACCCGCTGATTCTTCAACATCAATCGGTCGGACCTCTCTACTTCTACTTCTAACTAAAGGCGAACAACCGGCATTGCAAGCAAATAGAAAGCCCCCACCCATTTTTTAGGAATTACTCATATCCAAAGCAGCTTTTCACAAGCACCCCACCCCATACGACTAAAAAAGTCTAATAAATTTAGGGTTCATTTATCATGAAACAACTTTTTGTtgagaaaagaaattaaattaagttttcaACTAGATTATTATCCAACACAGTATAGACTATGGGGCATTTCAGTAGGTTTTTCCCAAGTATTGATTACCAACAGAAGCAAAATAAGACTAATGTATTCAAAATTAAACAATACATAATTAGATTTGATTACATCAATCAAAAATATTGTTTAGTCGCCAATAAATGACACCTAAAACATAATCCAACTAAAAGTCTATAAATATCAAAACAAAACCTTATGTAGCTAGCCAATGAAAAAGGAAATGGCAATTAGGGAATTAGGAATTTGTGCTAACCTCCATAGAAGTAACTTAGTTATTATTGTTCAACCTGAATCAAGAATCTAGCCAAATGAGAAACCAATTAACATAGATAGATGAATCACAAGGTTAATGTTTCAAAACCATATTCCACAAATTACCTTACAAATTATTTAGAAGATGCATTGGATCACTAGCACGAAAATCAGAgtaaaaagaatttgaaaaataaaatattacgtATATAGAGGTGGACATAGTTTGGGCCAATCTGAAATCCAAAccaagattcaatttttttgtatatttggtTTGGATTATGAATTGAACTGCCCCCCTACTTACGTGCCAAGTACCACAAACATGTCTTAAGGACCATAAAATCTTCCAAGGAGAAACTCATCTCTCTCCCTTTCTTCAGTGTTGTTGCCAACATCAACCTTATTTTGGTTAGCTTTTTCACCTTCTAACTCTCTATACCTATGCAAATACCTCTTCAATGGCTCAACATAATCATCAAATCCTAAATTTCCCAAAGCCCAACAAATATCATCTCCGTTCATCGTCTTCCTCTTCTCCTTGTGACACTTATCTGATGCTTCTCCGGTAACAAAGCTAATGAACTCAGATACACATTCTTGCATTGTTTCTTTCCCTTCTTTTGAAATCTTCGCGTTTTGAGGAAGAATATGCTTCATAATTCTCCCCACATTTGCTATTGGCAACAGTCTATCGCTCGAGTCAAATGACCCTAATAATATATTGTTGCTATCAACCATTTTTGGGAAAACCTAAAAACTCGATCCTCTCAAGCACAAACACGTTTGCTTTTCATTGTGAGTATTATTTGCCTCTTTATAAGTTAGAGTTTGTATGTATAACGCTAACTTATAATCAAGtgctaatattatatatatatatatatatcaggaTGATATCATCAGAGATTCTACGGTATATAAAGGTATCCAGTATTAGTGCGGAGACACAATATCAAACAAATTTGTATAGATTGATGGTACAAAGTTaggacatattttttttatataaatacaaGTAGTACTAGTATATATTAGCCTTTATTAAAAGCACTAATTTGCTTTAATGAATTATGGATCAAATGGTTGTCCCCTCCCTTCCCCCTTCCTACTTGTTAATGTTTAATCCTTTCCACAAGCTTTGTCTTAAACAATGTTCCTGCTACTATTACTAGTCCAACCAGATGTAATCGGTTGTTGAGGAATAAAAAGATCAACcaataaaaatattagagaTTAAAAAATATGTCTTAAACAATTCTTGAAATATTGAAATTTGTGGAGTAATGCACCTGTGTTTGTACTACCAGACAACATGCACCTAAAAAGAGCCGTTTGATAATTAATGTTAATCTAGTATTTAATTTGCAAATTAACATCCTTGGATTTAACGTTGCCAATGAATGAAGTGCAAAATGTTGAAATTCTACATTCCAAGAACCAGGGGACAGTACATACTCGGATATGAATAATATCATACTCTTACTTTCTCTACTGtactaaaaattaataaatgttcatttttacttgtctgATTTGGATCAAAacaagagataatttatcacTTAAATCCTaatatattcttattattaacTATAGTCATTTCCAAATACATTTATGAAAACATtgaatctatttttaaatatagtaaaattattattctatttataaCTCCTTAAGAGGTATGTCATAAtactaaaaaagtaaaaatggaCGGAGGGAGCAGTAAATATTAGAGTAAACAACACAAATTCCACTAGTTTAGGGCTTAATTATGTGCCTTCATTTTAGTTTTCAAAATTACCTT
This DNA window, taken from Solanum dulcamara chromosome 3, daSolDulc1.2, whole genome shotgun sequence, encodes the following:
- the LOC129881782 gene encoding nuclear transcription factor Y subunit B-5 yields the protein MVDSNNILLGSFDSSDRLLPIANVGRIMKHILPQNAKISKEGKETMQECVSEFISFVTGEASDKCHKEKRKTMNGDDICWALGNLGFDDYVEPLKRYLHRYRELEGEKANQNKVDVGNNTEERERDEFLLGRFYGP